The following proteins are encoded in a genomic region of Dasypus novemcinctus isolate mDasNov1 chromosome 21, mDasNov1.1.hap2, whole genome shotgun sequence:
- the PROCA1 gene encoding protein PROCA1 isoform X4, giving the protein MWVRTTLRIERWSTEKTESKANDWEESGSKGEFKETDRCCWKHKQCTGHIIYPFPSDYSHCNLHLHAVNHCDCDSRVKECSEKANSSSSQDAEQTCSRDVGSPCFNIIQSPCFELIPEEECVERFWYGWCKSYRPISVAVIHHPIHHEFGEDDLNEEEEEEEEANKPPIPTQVGPTTMPPDTGPPGTVTGTTTGSPDSAAPITIWRSESPTGKVQGSKVIKKVKKKKEKEKDKEEETDKEKAKLKKKVKKGKLTKKKSPVKSESSPPDLSRSISPRELARMSESSPESREDLESEDSYDARPEEPSSEETVESPAKKKEKNTVQAKKNGPKVSQARKVIKRKSPPASNHS; this is encoded by the exons ATGTGGGTCAGGACGACACTGCGGATTGAAAGGTGGAGTACGGAAAAGACCGAGAGCAAGGCCAACGACTGGGAAGAGAGCGGAAGCAAGG GTGAATTCAAGGAGACTGACAGGTGCTGCTGGAAACACAAGCAGTGCACCGGGCACATCATCTACCCCTTCCCCTCTGACTACAGCCACTGCAACCTGCACCTGCATGCCGTCAACCACTGTGACTGTGATTCCAG GGTGAAGGAATGCTCAGAGAAGGCAAACAGCAGCAGCTCCCAAGATGCAGAGCAGACCTGCTCCCGTGATGTGGGCTCTCCCTGCTTCAATATCATCCAGTCCCCTTGCTTTGAGCTCATCCCAGAAGAAGAGTGTGTGGAACGGTTCTGGTATGGCTG gTGCAAAAGCTACAGGCCCATCTCTGTGGCAGTGATTCACCATCCTATCCACCATGAGTTTGGGGAAGATGACCTaaatgaagaagaggaagaggaggaagaagcaaACAAGCCTCCCATTCCGACCCAGGTGGGACCCACCACCATGCCCCCTGACACAGGACCCCCCGGCACGGTCACTGGCACCACCACTGGCAGCCCTGACTCGGCAGCTCCCATCACCATCTGGCGCTCCGAGAGCCCCACAGGGAAAGTCCAGGGCAGCAAGGTGATCAAGAaggtaaagaagaaaaaggaaaaagagaaagacaaggagGAGGAGACAGACAAGGAGAAggcaaagctgaaaaaaaaagtcaagaaggGCAAGTTGACTAAGAAGAAGAGCCCGGTTAAATCAGAGTCTTCACCTCCAGATTTGAGCCGATCAATAAGCCCAAGGGAGTTGGCCAGGATGTCAGAATCCAGCCCAGAAAGCCGAGAGGACCTGGAGAGTGAGGACAGCTACGACGCTAGGCCAGAGGAGCCCTCCAGTGAGGAGACTGTGGAGTCTCCagccaagaagaaagagaagaacacgGTCCAGGCCAAGAAGAACGGGCCAAAGGTCTCACAAGCCAGGAAGGTAATCAAGAGGAAATCTCCCCCAGCATCAAATCACAGTTGA
- the PROCA1 gene encoding protein PROCA1 isoform X1, with protein sequence MWVRTTLRIERWSTEKTESKANDWEESGSKDINRLPSWERGHLLAGVASSTDASTFSSEGEFKETDRCCWKHKQCTGHIIYPFPSDYSHCNLHLHAVNHCDCDSRVKECSEKANSSSSQDAEQTCSRDVGSPCFNIIQSPCFELIPEEECVERFWYGWCKSYRPISVAVIHHPIHHEFGEDDLNEEEEEEEEANKPPIPTQVGPTTMPPDTGPPGTVTGTTTGSPDSAAPITIWRSESPTGKVQGSKVIKKVKKKKEKEKDKEEETDKEKAKLKKKVKKGKLTKKKSPVKSESSPPDLSRSISPRELARMSESSPESREDLESEDSYDARPEEPSSEETVESPAKKKEKNTVQAKKNGPKVSQARKVIKRKSPPASNHS encoded by the exons ATGTGGGTCAGGACGACACTGCGGATTGAAAGGTGGAGTACGGAAAAGACCGAGAGCAAGGCCAACGACTGGGAAGAGAGCGGAAGCAAGG ATATAAACAGGTTACCCAGCTGGGAGAGAGGACACCTGCTGGCTGGTGTGGCATCCAGCACTGATGCATCTACCTTCTCCTCGGAAG GTGAATTCAAGGAGACTGACAGGTGCTGCTGGAAACACAAGCAGTGCACCGGGCACATCATCTACCCCTTCCCCTCTGACTACAGCCACTGCAACCTGCACCTGCATGCCGTCAACCACTGTGACTGTGATTCCAG GGTGAAGGAATGCTCAGAGAAGGCAAACAGCAGCAGCTCCCAAGATGCAGAGCAGACCTGCTCCCGTGATGTGGGCTCTCCCTGCTTCAATATCATCCAGTCCCCTTGCTTTGAGCTCATCCCAGAAGAAGAGTGTGTGGAACGGTTCTGGTATGGCTG gTGCAAAAGCTACAGGCCCATCTCTGTGGCAGTGATTCACCATCCTATCCACCATGAGTTTGGGGAAGATGACCTaaatgaagaagaggaagaggaggaagaagcaaACAAGCCTCCCATTCCGACCCAGGTGGGACCCACCACCATGCCCCCTGACACAGGACCCCCCGGCACGGTCACTGGCACCACCACTGGCAGCCCTGACTCGGCAGCTCCCATCACCATCTGGCGCTCCGAGAGCCCCACAGGGAAAGTCCAGGGCAGCAAGGTGATCAAGAaggtaaagaagaaaaaggaaaaagagaaagacaaggagGAGGAGACAGACAAGGAGAAggcaaagctgaaaaaaaaagtcaagaaggGCAAGTTGACTAAGAAGAAGAGCCCGGTTAAATCAGAGTCTTCACCTCCAGATTTGAGCCGATCAATAAGCCCAAGGGAGTTGGCCAGGATGTCAGAATCCAGCCCAGAAAGCCGAGAGGACCTGGAGAGTGAGGACAGCTACGACGCTAGGCCAGAGGAGCCCTCCAGTGAGGAGACTGTGGAGTCTCCagccaagaagaaagagaagaacacgGTCCAGGCCAAGAAGAACGGGCCAAAGGTCTCACAAGCCAGGAAGGTAATCAAGAGGAAATCTCCCCCAGCATCAAATCACAGTTGA
- the PROCA1 gene encoding protein PROCA1 isoform X3: MSITYINRLPSWERGHLLAGVASSTDASTFSSEGEFKETDRCCWKHKQCTGHIIYPFPSDYSHCNLHLHAVNHCDCDSRVKECSEKANSSSSQDAEQTCSRDVGSPCFNIIQSPCFELIPEEECVERFWYGWCKSYRPISVAVIHHPIHHEFGEDDLNEEEEEEEEANKPPIPTQVGPTTMPPDTGPPGTVTGTTTGSPDSAAPITIWRSESPTGKVQGSKVIKKVKKKKEKEKDKEEETDKEKAKLKKKVKKGKLTKKKSPVKSESSPPDLSRSISPRELARMSESSPESREDLESEDSYDARPEEPSSEETVESPAKKKEKNTVQAKKNGPKVSQARKVIKRKSPPASNHS, from the exons ATGAGCATCACCT ATATAAACAGGTTACCCAGCTGGGAGAGAGGACACCTGCTGGCTGGTGTGGCATCCAGCACTGATGCATCTACCTTCTCCTCGGAAG GTGAATTCAAGGAGACTGACAGGTGCTGCTGGAAACACAAGCAGTGCACCGGGCACATCATCTACCCCTTCCCCTCTGACTACAGCCACTGCAACCTGCACCTGCATGCCGTCAACCACTGTGACTGTGATTCCAG GGTGAAGGAATGCTCAGAGAAGGCAAACAGCAGCAGCTCCCAAGATGCAGAGCAGACCTGCTCCCGTGATGTGGGCTCTCCCTGCTTCAATATCATCCAGTCCCCTTGCTTTGAGCTCATCCCAGAAGAAGAGTGTGTGGAACGGTTCTGGTATGGCTG gTGCAAAAGCTACAGGCCCATCTCTGTGGCAGTGATTCACCATCCTATCCACCATGAGTTTGGGGAAGATGACCTaaatgaagaagaggaagaggaggaagaagcaaACAAGCCTCCCATTCCGACCCAGGTGGGACCCACCACCATGCCCCCTGACACAGGACCCCCCGGCACGGTCACTGGCACCACCACTGGCAGCCCTGACTCGGCAGCTCCCATCACCATCTGGCGCTCCGAGAGCCCCACAGGGAAAGTCCAGGGCAGCAAGGTGATCAAGAaggtaaagaagaaaaaggaaaaagagaaagacaaggagGAGGAGACAGACAAGGAGAAggcaaagctgaaaaaaaaagtcaagaaggGCAAGTTGACTAAGAAGAAGAGCCCGGTTAAATCAGAGTCTTCACCTCCAGATTTGAGCCGATCAATAAGCCCAAGGGAGTTGGCCAGGATGTCAGAATCCAGCCCAGAAAGCCGAGAGGACCTGGAGAGTGAGGACAGCTACGACGCTAGGCCAGAGGAGCCCTCCAGTGAGGAGACTGTGGAGTCTCCagccaagaagaaagagaagaacacgGTCCAGGCCAAGAAGAACGGGCCAAAGGTCTCACAAGCCAGGAAGGTAATCAAGAGGAAATCTCCCCCAGCATCAAATCACAGTTGA
- the PROCA1 gene encoding protein PROCA1 isoform X5: MSITCEFKETDRCCWKHKQCTGHIIYPFPSDYSHCNLHLHAVNHCDCDSRVKECSEKANSSSSQDAEQTCSRDVGSPCFNIIQSPCFELIPEEECVERFWYGWCKSYRPISVAVIHHPIHHEFGEDDLNEEEEEEEEANKPPIPTQVGPTTMPPDTGPPGTVTGTTTGSPDSAAPITIWRSESPTGKVQGSKVIKKVKKKKEKEKDKEEETDKEKAKLKKKVKKGKLTKKKSPVKSESSPPDLSRSISPRELARMSESSPESREDLESEDSYDARPEEPSSEETVESPAKKKEKNTVQAKKNGPKVSQARKVIKRKSPPASNHS, encoded by the exons ATGAGCATCACCT GTGAATTCAAGGAGACTGACAGGTGCTGCTGGAAACACAAGCAGTGCACCGGGCACATCATCTACCCCTTCCCCTCTGACTACAGCCACTGCAACCTGCACCTGCATGCCGTCAACCACTGTGACTGTGATTCCAG GGTGAAGGAATGCTCAGAGAAGGCAAACAGCAGCAGCTCCCAAGATGCAGAGCAGACCTGCTCCCGTGATGTGGGCTCTCCCTGCTTCAATATCATCCAGTCCCCTTGCTTTGAGCTCATCCCAGAAGAAGAGTGTGTGGAACGGTTCTGGTATGGCTG gTGCAAAAGCTACAGGCCCATCTCTGTGGCAGTGATTCACCATCCTATCCACCATGAGTTTGGGGAAGATGACCTaaatgaagaagaggaagaggaggaagaagcaaACAAGCCTCCCATTCCGACCCAGGTGGGACCCACCACCATGCCCCCTGACACAGGACCCCCCGGCACGGTCACTGGCACCACCACTGGCAGCCCTGACTCGGCAGCTCCCATCACCATCTGGCGCTCCGAGAGCCCCACAGGGAAAGTCCAGGGCAGCAAGGTGATCAAGAaggtaaagaagaaaaaggaaaaagagaaagacaaggagGAGGAGACAGACAAGGAGAAggcaaagctgaaaaaaaaagtcaagaaggGCAAGTTGACTAAGAAGAAGAGCCCGGTTAAATCAGAGTCTTCACCTCCAGATTTGAGCCGATCAATAAGCCCAAGGGAGTTGGCCAGGATGTCAGAATCCAGCCCAGAAAGCCGAGAGGACCTGGAGAGTGAGGACAGCTACGACGCTAGGCCAGAGGAGCCCTCCAGTGAGGAGACTGTGGAGTCTCCagccaagaagaaagagaagaacacgGTCCAGGCCAAGAAGAACGGGCCAAAGGTCTCACAAGCCAGGAAGGTAATCAAGAGGAAATCTCCCCCAGCATCAAATCACAGTTGA
- the PROCA1 gene encoding protein PROCA1 isoform X2 — translation MAAVLQVAGVEEDRDINRLPSWERGHLLAGVASSTDASTFSSEGEFKETDRCCWKHKQCTGHIIYPFPSDYSHCNLHLHAVNHCDCDSRVKECSEKANSSSSQDAEQTCSRDVGSPCFNIIQSPCFELIPEEECVERFWYGWCKSYRPISVAVIHHPIHHEFGEDDLNEEEEEEEEANKPPIPTQVGPTTMPPDTGPPGTVTGTTTGSPDSAAPITIWRSESPTGKVQGSKVIKKVKKKKEKEKDKEEETDKEKAKLKKKVKKGKLTKKKSPVKSESSPPDLSRSISPRELARMSESSPESREDLESEDSYDARPEEPSSEETVESPAKKKEKNTVQAKKNGPKVSQARKVIKRKSPPASNHS, via the exons ATGGCTGCCGTGTTGCAGGTGGCTGGAGTGGAAGAAGACAGAG ATATAAACAGGTTACCCAGCTGGGAGAGAGGACACCTGCTGGCTGGTGTGGCATCCAGCACTGATGCATCTACCTTCTCCTCGGAAG GTGAATTCAAGGAGACTGACAGGTGCTGCTGGAAACACAAGCAGTGCACCGGGCACATCATCTACCCCTTCCCCTCTGACTACAGCCACTGCAACCTGCACCTGCATGCCGTCAACCACTGTGACTGTGATTCCAG GGTGAAGGAATGCTCAGAGAAGGCAAACAGCAGCAGCTCCCAAGATGCAGAGCAGACCTGCTCCCGTGATGTGGGCTCTCCCTGCTTCAATATCATCCAGTCCCCTTGCTTTGAGCTCATCCCAGAAGAAGAGTGTGTGGAACGGTTCTGGTATGGCTG gTGCAAAAGCTACAGGCCCATCTCTGTGGCAGTGATTCACCATCCTATCCACCATGAGTTTGGGGAAGATGACCTaaatgaagaagaggaagaggaggaagaagcaaACAAGCCTCCCATTCCGACCCAGGTGGGACCCACCACCATGCCCCCTGACACAGGACCCCCCGGCACGGTCACTGGCACCACCACTGGCAGCCCTGACTCGGCAGCTCCCATCACCATCTGGCGCTCCGAGAGCCCCACAGGGAAAGTCCAGGGCAGCAAGGTGATCAAGAaggtaaagaagaaaaaggaaaaagagaaagacaaggagGAGGAGACAGACAAGGAGAAggcaaagctgaaaaaaaaagtcaagaaggGCAAGTTGACTAAGAAGAAGAGCCCGGTTAAATCAGAGTCTTCACCTCCAGATTTGAGCCGATCAATAAGCCCAAGGGAGTTGGCCAGGATGTCAGAATCCAGCCCAGAAAGCCGAGAGGACCTGGAGAGTGAGGACAGCTACGACGCTAGGCCAGAGGAGCCCTCCAGTGAGGAGACTGTGGAGTCTCCagccaagaagaaagagaagaacacgGTCCAGGCCAAGAAGAACGGGCCAAAGGTCTCACAAGCCAGGAAGGTAATCAAGAGGAAATCTCCCCCAGCATCAAATCACAGTTGA